ATAAAGAGACGGCCCGCCTGGTAGGGGCTTCGCCTTCGGCCGTGTGGGAATGGAAACGGCGCCTGGAGGAAGAAGGAGAAGAGGCCCTCCAGGCCCGGCCCCGGCCTAAACGGAAGCGGCGGCTCAGTGAGGAGCAACAACAGCGCTTGAGCGAACTGCTGCTCCAAGGCCCACGAGCGGTGGGGTTTCCGACCGAGTTATGGACCCTGAAACGGGTGGCCCAGGTGATCGAACGGGAGTTTGGCATCCAGTACCATCCTGCGCATGTGTGGCGCATCTTACGCGCCATGGGCTTCAGTTACCAGAAACCGGAACGGCGGGCACGGGAACGGGACGAAGAAGCCATCCGACGGTGGCGCAAAATGACTTGAGAAGCAATAAAAAA
The nucleotide sequence above comes from Anaerolineae bacterium. Encoded proteins:
- a CDS encoding IS630 family transposase is translated as MVGASPSAVWEWKRRLEEEGEEALQARPRPKRKRRLSEEQQQRLSELLLQGPRAVGFPTELWTLKRVAQVIEREFGIQYHPAHVWRILRAMGFSYQKPERRARERDEEAIRRWRKMT